The Paracoccaceae bacterium Fryx2 DNA segment CATTCTCTCGTTAAGTTTCTGAACCATCACCGCCTCTACAGCCGGTAGCATCTCGGCCACAGCCAGCGGCGAAAGCCCAAGCGCAGAGGCCAGCGCAAAGGCTGCCGCCATGTCCCAGCCAATCACCGCATTGCCTGACGGCCCTTGCGCCAGCCGCAGCTGGCCGCCCAAGCGCTGCACCAGGTCCCAAACCTGCCAGCCCTCATAAGTCTGCGGTGCGTTTACGCGGCTGGGGCAGTCGAGGCAGTCTTGCTCACAGGCGGCGCAATAGGCGTCACCCCCGCCGAAGGACCACTCGGCAAGGGCGCAAAGCCGTTTTTTTCCGCATCAATCAACAGACCTTTGGCAACATAGAGGGTCTGAAACGCCTCAAACACCGGCCAGAGATCAAGCAGGGCATCAATGGCCGCCTCAGAAGGTGCAAGTGGCGCGCCGCTCGCATCGCCCACCCCCTCCCAATCGAGAATGGCCAGGCGGGCAAGCGCTTTGGCAAAGGCCACGGCGCGTTCATCATCACTGGCACCAGTGGCAAGGTCTTGGATCGCAGGGTCCGCGCGCGCGGCCACCATCAGCGAGGTGGTCAGCGGGCGCAGCTGCAAACGCAGGCTTGCGATGAGATCAAGCCATCTTGGCCCGTTGGAAAGGTTGAGTTCTATCATGCATAGCTCGCGACTGAGTTGGTGAGGACAATGGTGCAAAGCCGTGCAGGCGTCGTCCCCTTCGCCGCCTGCCAATCAAACGAGGCCTGAATGCCCTGCGGCCCTTGGATCTCGATCCGGGGCCGGGGCAGATAGACCGCATGGGCGGTAAAGCTGAGGCTGGCACTGGCCCCAAGGCTGTAGCTGAACTCCAACTCGCAAGGCGCGCCGTCAATGGCTTGGGTCACCAGCGCGCTGTCAGCAAAGCGCACGTCAATCTTACCCGTCAAAGCCGCCATCGCCGGATCCGCCCCATCGATCTTGCCATCTGCTCGGATGGTCTCCACCCGCTCAAGGTTGTTGGCATAGGTAATCTCTGCCGAGACCACATGGCCAAGGGCTGTGCCATTGCGCTTGATGGAGCCGTTAAAGTGGCCAAAGCGCTGCAGCGCGATTGCGGCGGGCGTACCCGCACCTGATGCGGTGGCAATCGTCTCGCCCTGCGCGATGATCTTGGCCGTCGCTGTCAACAGCCCCGAGCGCTGCATGGTCCAGCTCAGTTGATCCAGCATGCAGCCCGAATACATCGCATAGCGCGGTACCTCCGGCATGCCGGTTTCCACCGAGAAGCTCGGCAGCGCCCAAGACCCTGAGGTGAAGGTGTGCGTTTTAGGCGTGGTGCCGCTGGTGGCGGGCGCGCCAAAGGCGGCCTTGAGCCAAAACCCGAGCGCCTCGATATCAATCGGCACCGAGACATCACCGTCCGCCGTCACCGCATCTTTGATCGGGGCCAGCGGATCGCGACCATAGCCCAAAAGGTCCGAGGCCAGCAGCGGTTGCTCAGCCCCTAGCGAGGTACTGGCAAAGGGCATCAGCTTGAACCCCGCGGTTGGGGCGGTGCCATAAATAGTCTCAAACGCCAGCGCCATCTGCGCCCGCGCGCCTTGCGCTCGTGCCATGGGGGTCTCCTCATTATGATGGGGTGTCAGGCCAGTGGGCCGGTGGTGGTGTAATGCAGGACGATGGTGATCACCGCCGCCTTCAGGCTCGCCGCGCCCTCAACGGGCAGATCGACCGGGCGCGGCGCTTCCGCTTCAACCCAATCGCAGAGGCCACCAAGCGTGTGGTCGCCAGAGATCACAGCGCCAATCTGGCCGCAAAGTGTGGCAAAGCCCGCATCACGGGCCACACCCTGCACGATGACCTCCAGCTCCGCGCGATGTTGGAAGTGATATAAAAGCGGCGACAGCGTCACCGCCGGATCGCCCGGATCGCCATCACGCAAGATTATGAGGCCAGAAGTTGGCACGCGTTCAGGCAGGACCTCGCCGCGCAGAACCGGCACGAACGGGATCAGCCGCAAGAGATCCGCAAGAGCGGTCAGGATGGTTTCGCGTGTCATCAGACTTTGCCCTCAACCCAGTTCGCTACAATCAACCCTGGCACGCGGTCCACGGCCCGCCCTGCATCGCGCGCCAGATCAAGGCGTTTCGCCAGCTTTACCTGTGGCACCAACAAAAAGATCGGCATGGTTGCGATGCCGCGCCCGGTCTTTGACTTTGACGCGACACCCAACCCACGGCTGTTCAGCCGCCCTTCAGCCACCAGCAAACTCGGCCCCCGCCTGCGATAGATAAACCGCAACTTCAGTCCTTGCTTGCGTTCCCATTCACCCGGAGTGATCCGGCCACCACGGGCTGATTTGCCCGCAGCCGCTGTAGGGATCGCCAGCCAAAACCCGTCCTTGGACCGGATCAACGGGCCGGTGTCATGCGCGCGAATGATCACCGGCGCTTGCGACCACACCAAAGCGGCCGCACTCAGGCTGTCACCAGATTTGGGATAGCTGGCGAGCCGGATCGAGTTTGCCAGCCGCCGCCCAAGACCGGCCCCGGTGATCTGAGCGCGCCAAGCGGTCTTCAGCCCCGTTCCAGCCTCATACATGGCGGTTGAGACAGCTTTTTCGCCTGCTTTGATCTCGGCGGCCATCGCCGCGATCAGATCAGGCGCAAGATCGAGTTTGATCCTCATGCTAGGGCCGCCTCAATTGTCCAAATCAGCCGGTCGCGGTCGCGCACAGGCTTGCCTTGAATTAGAAACGTCTCATCGCCGATCTGGATTTGCTCTTGCGAGCGGGGATTGGGCAGCTCTCGCACGCGCACATCAAAGCGGAAGGTCTCGGACCAGAGCCTTGCCGCCCCAAAGTCCGTGATGCTGTCTGCACTGCGGGTAATGATGCGGAGCTTGGTGAACTGGCCTTCGCAATCACGATACCACGCCTCTTGGGCAAGGTTGGGATCCGCAAAGAGCAGATCAAGGGCCATAGTAAATGCGTGCATGACGACAGCCCTTAAGTCGAACTCGTCAGCCGGATCGCCATGCGCGGCCGCTTGTTGACCGGCAGGATCGAGCTTTCCGTCATCAGATCAATCCAGCGGCCCTTCTC contains these protein-coding regions:
- a CDS encoding phage tail tube protein is translated as MARAQGARAQMALAFETIYGTAPTAGFKLMPFASTSLGAEQPLLASDLLGYGRDPLAPIKDAVTADGDVSVPIDIEALGFWLKAAFGAPATSGTTPKTHTFTSGSWALPSFSVETGMPEVPRYAMYSGCMLDQLSWTMQRSGLLTATAKIIAQGETIATASGAGTPAAIALQRFGHFNGSIKRNGTALGHVVSAEITYANNLERVETIRADGKIDGADPAMAALTGKIDVRFADSALVTQAIDGAPCELEFSYSLGASASLSFTAHAVYLPRPRIEIQGPQGIQASFDWQAAKGTTPARLCTIVLTNSVASYA
- a CDS encoding acyl-CoA transferase — translated: MTRETILTALADLLRLIPFVPVLRGEVLPERVPTSGLIILRDGDPGDPAVTLSPLLYHFQHRAELEVIVQGVARDAGFATLCGQIGAVISGDHTLGGLCDWVEAEAPRPVDLPVEGAASLKAAVITIVLHYTTTGPLA
- a CDS encoding DUF6441 family protein; protein product: MRIKLDLAPDLIAAMAAEIKAGEKAVSTAMYEAGTGLKTAWRAQITGAGLGRRLANSIRLASYPKSGDSLSAAALVWSQAPVIIRAHDTGPLIRSKDGFWLAIPTAAAGKSARGGRITPGEWERKQGLKLRFIYRRRGPSLLVAEGRLNSRGLGVASKSKTGRGIATMPIFLLVPQVKLAKRLDLARDAGRAVDRVPGLIVANWVEGKV